The Ipomoea triloba cultivar NCNSP0323 chromosome 13, ASM357664v1 genomic interval AGATTTgacctttttaaaatttttttatatataattttaaatttcaactcACTACAAAATGTTGCATCAGGAAGCGAGTTTGTATGAgtttgtatttttttgaaatGTCCACAAGGTGTCCTGAGCAGGCCCTTCTAAcaggaggcacctttaagcccgtaccatagagtttgtatttttttgaaatGTCCACAAGGTcacctttaagcccgtaccatagagtttgtatttttttgaaatGTCCACAAGGTGTCATGAGCAGGCCCTTCTAACAGGAGGCACCAGGAGGCACCtcccgtaccatactcagactaatccccgCTCGCACGGGCAAAGTGCTGGCCATATTGGTTTCTCCGTACAAGGGGGGATCAAACTCTCGACCTCCTCTTAAGGGGCAAGAGTGCCgagccactcacgccaaccaagctggtttgggggataatatattttgaatttttgaataaaattatatttacaaagaGTAATGCTACTCACTCCTAAAAACAATTTCTctcattattttttctcttgacatgacattatttgattgattacttgatttttttttatattaaaaattagtaGAGGCAATCAATTCATAGCACCCAATAATTAGAAGTCATACCAGGGAGGAAATTTAAGAAGGAAAAGATTAGGAGGACGGGATAAGAAGAGTTCTCCATTTACGGCAAGTTATTGTGTGGTTAGGAAAAGAAAGTGTGTATGTTTGGTTATAAGAACATTAGGTGGTCATATACTCAtatagggcaaattattgtctGCAAACCACGTGATTATATAGGGCAAAAACTTATCGCCTTGAGAATTATCACTATCAGACAAGAGATATTTGTTGAAGGTAGGGCAAGTAGAACCGTGCATGTTCTCCACTCCCTCCCACTTGAAGTGTGGATGCATGCAGCTTGTCTTTGGTGTAGCCATCCTCCTTCATTTTCCACACATCATGAtcgtcgaatgaaactgtagtagaattaaaatgatgctttagtgttactataattaaactagtgtgcgtagaaaataaaactaaaaaattaaacagaACACATtgttgtcaaatgaaattgtagtataattaaaatgatatgatatcatttgttttttgagtattactcaAAAAGATGATAtctttagtattgctataatgaaactagtgtgcgtgaaaaatgaaattaaaatccaaatacatacaataacatatattgttaaatgacatgaagttcaattaaaataatacttcaccattactataattaaattagtttgtgtgggaaatgaaacaaaaaattagagctcaaacaataatgtatattatcaaatgaaactatagtagaattaaaataatactttagtattattataatgaaactagtgtggagagaaatgaaactaaaaaacatagcaacattgtcaaataaaactgagttataatttaaatgatatatactttatgatccacacaactgcATAGACCATgttccacagtaaaatttgccatCCCACCTCGGCTCTCTTGTTCAGGCAAGGCCAAGGTTAATGGctatcgcaaattatattgtggaccgtgcatcaaaacgacatcgttttgattaatgaaaacagacagatgaaacgacctccattccgcgccattcactttcacttcatatacactgtagttacatttcaacacaacttcagtatcagtttatatgCACTACAGTtacaattcaacacaactacagttacatttcgatataactacagtttaattcgataatataaaaacagaaatgtgaaactgttattcagtatcagttcatatacactgcagttacatgtcaacacaactacagttacatttcgatataactacagcttcattcaataatataaaacagaaatgtgaaactgttattcagtatcagttcatatacactgcagttatatttcaacacaactacagttacatttcgatataactacagtttcattcgataatataaagacaaatgtaaggcagtatcttttgagataaactgtagtatcaattacagagctccgtctcccacttaccgaaaagacgtcgttttgtgaccatggtccacaatagtggtccacgatataactacTGAATGGCTATTAGCctattaattaactaaaattttctTTCACAATCTTTTGAGAGATTTGCTTTTCAGTTTGAAGACAAAGGTTTGGGCAcaccaataaatcaataatgGCATTTAGCTAGACAACGACCGTACCGATGCTGGGGACACCAATAATGGCATAATATAGACAACGATCGAGCTATCTAGAGCTCATAATAAGTCATAATATTGGCTCACTTAGGCCCCTCCTATCTTATCTCATATGGGTAGGTTGGATATACATTCTAAAAGTCTAACTACGCTTTACATCTAGGGATCGATGATAATAGTTCGGGCCTCGGGGTAACTTAAGAAGGGCTACATTTATCATCCAACTCACTTAATAGTTGATACTTTAATTTCTCCCTCCATCCCCACCTCCGAATCCATATAAGGCGAACTTTTTCAAAATCGACCCTAACTCACGTGGTGTGGGTGCGCACTAATACCAACcacttattatattattaattttttaaaaaatataatatttgaattacttacgcataataaaataataaaatttattagtttttttaaaacataaaataataaaaatattcaaatataataattaaattgttacCTTttagttctcaaaaaaaataaaaacattgttacttttaaaataaacttagggtgtgtttggttcattgatTTATACactaggaatgagaatcaaaatcgtAGTTAgtgttgacaactttttaaaacacaactatggatttgattacccttcaattaaaaactgCATTCCCTAATTGAAAATTGGTATATATCAATATTCCATCGAgcttattggtaatctaatttttaagtttggattagtacgtgtttttaaatttttgttttgatttttttttcatattggtgctttggatatCATTATTttaggatcaattgccttgatttttgttttttttaaacatttatttgcattatagggtcatacataaccaaacatcaatattattgatcattctaattccaccctactatcaaattaaatatgcaaaatactttcaccaaaacttatTCACATTACCAattcaagtatttgattctcaatcTGAATCCGATTTCCATGTgggaaccaaacacacccttggTAGTTTAGaaatatatttcttttgaatactaaaaatatatatatatatatatatatatatatatatatatatatatatatatatatatatatatttctaaactaccaaaaataatagtaagaagttaccaaaaaaaaataatacttcttgtaaagaatcatgagtataTAAAAGAATTACATACTAATACTTAcgcacacatggtgggtcgtGTCACGGGTGGGATTTtaggcgggttttgtacataaaacccgaatccaacccgacctAACGCGAGTATAATTTTTTAAGACATGCAGAGTGAATTTGTAATTGCCATCCCTATTCACAtctcaatttaattataattaatacacatatatcatatttgttttatttatttttgatatatatatatatatatatatatatatagtcataatcaggtgtggccggcccttaacgtgcggtgagtgcggccgcaccactatctatacaaatatacaccactcaattgttaaaaaatgcaccacacaaatatgcatcattaggtacgcatcacccaAAAACACATCACTAAGTATGCAAATAtataccacacagtgttagcaaatgcaccattagaggcagggagttatggtgcattattttgggtgtatggtgtgtgttttttttttttttttttttttttgtatttgcaTTGTGGTGCGtgttctaacattgagtggtgcaaactgcactgaccgcacgggaaggcgcgaccacattatatttgaacatatatatatatatatatatatatatatatatatatatatatatatatatatatataaccacatGTATGTGATATGTTTATAATATTCACAActaaaaagtttataaaaaaaattgaaaactttaaacaaataaaaatataacattagCTCTGGATGTCTTCTTATGGGACGAGGTATATTCACAATCATTACCCTAAAGTATGCATTAAATAATATGACTCACTACTACAGGAAATAcattaaaaaaccgacgtcaaacAATTActtatatttagaatttttttaaaaagggatacgacgtcggttttcccATACgaatcgacgtcgtatatattttatttattttttttttttttaaatagacaTTACGGCGTCGGTTCGGCTACGAACCGACACTGtatagtataataaaaaaataaaatatatacgacgtcggttcgcttaagaaccgacgtcgtatatatataattttgtttttttttttaattcggaTTTTccgatttgtttttttttaaaaaataaaataaaacctaCGCACCAGATCTCAAAAACCCTACCCACCGTGACCGAACCCCCAACCGAACGCACACAGCCGTGACCGCGACAGCCACCGCCCGCCACAGCCGCCGCTCCGGTCGGCAGCCACCGCCCGCCACACCGCCCTCCGCGATCTCCACAGCCGCGCCCGTCACCGTTCCGTCGCTGCAGCAATCGGCCGCCACAGCCGCCCACCGCGACCACAGCCCGCCACAGCCGCCCGGCGCGACCTCCCGCCACAGTCGCCCACGGCGACCATCGCACGCCGCCTCCTCCACCACCGgtaagaaattatattttttattatattttaattttcgaattatttgttaatatattacgaattttaaaaaattattatgtattttagggtttattgtGTATCTTAggttttataaattaataattttgaatttttagaaactttaatgtatttttaggaattatttataatatatttcgaattttaagaacTATTGTGTATCTTAGGTTATTCcttaataaccgacgtcgtgtatttttttttttttttaatatgatacgaaaaaaccgacgtcgcatcatatttttattattttttttaaaataaacgacgtcggttttaataaataaccgacgtcgtttatttatttttttaaaaaatacatatggcgtcggtttttacaaccgacgtcgtatcatttatatacaatGTCTGCCAGATCGacgtcgatttttaaccgacgttaaaagtgctaaaaaccgacgttaaaagtgttttctgtagtagtgactATAGCAAGCAAAagatcacaatgaggtaaaccaacatatatatattgcatataGTAGAGtgattcaaaccaagaagacctATAGGCTGTTTCCATGTGGAGTTGAACCTGTAACATTGTGGCTACTAAGCAAACAACAATTAGTACCTTTTACGAGTACAATTCATGTTATTGCAAGTTATGTTGACATGACTTTTTATGTATAATTTTACTTGCATATCTAGACGCCACACAAACAACATGAATCTACATGTTCATAAAACCACTAAATACTGCATGGTTGTAGCAGGTTCAAAAAATCATTACTGCATGTTCATAAAATCACTACTAGAGATTATTCAAAAAATCACTACTAcacatttataaattaaatcacTACTATAGGTTCATAAGGTCATTAAGTTATTATTGCAAGTTCAAAATGTCATTACTAATGTATGCATTCCCAGAACTTGAGGCTCGTGATTAAGTTGGAAAATGTCTGCTTCATCTCATCCACACTACATGAATCATAAgtcatattaattttaatgcTAAAACAATATGTTACATATTTGGAATtaaaattctgtatattataaacatgaattatgtgcattatgaatatgaattctgtAGGTTATGAAGTCATTCAGTGTATTGGACGAGTGTCATAATATAACGATTGCTACCTCTGatgttttatgtttataaaTCGTGGGGTGATGCTCATATTTTGTGTATCCAAAGCCATGGAGTTCCTTTCCCTACTTTACGACAATATAATCACCCCTACTTTAGCTTGCACCTTGGTGCTTCTCTTCTTTATGTGCAAACTATTTCTTGCACCCAAAAAAGATGCACAACACAAAAGGCTAGCGCCAGAGGTCCCAGGGGCATGGCCAATAATCGGCCATCTCCATCTGCTCGCTGGTCGGAAGACGCCTACTCACCTAATCTTGGCGTCCATGGCGGATAAATACGGCCCTATTTTTCGAATGAGACTCGGCTCGCAACTAGTCGTGGTGGTGAGCGATTCCATAGTTGCTAAGGAATGCTTCAAGGCAAAAGACAAGGAGCTGGCAACGCGGCCCAAATTCATGGCGTCTGAAATCATGGGCTACAACTACTCTTTTTTTGCGATTGCTCCATACGGGGAGTACTGGCGTGAAATCAGAAAGATTGTCCTGCTTGAGCTGCTCTCTAATCGTAGAATTGAGATGTTAAGAAAGGTGAGGGAATCCCACGTAAGAAAAGCCATCAAACGTACCTTTGATCATTGGTCTCACAACAAGGATCCAAATTCTGGGGCGGTGGTAGTGGAGATGAAGCAATGGTTTTCGAGACTGATCATCAACCTCTCCATAGCCATGCTTTTCGGGGAGGAAGAAGTGCCAGATGAAAGCCAACTCTTGAAGTCCATTAGGAATCTGTTTGAGTTGTTTGGAGAGACGTTGGTGTCAGATTTTATTCCCTGGCTGAGATGGATGGACTTGGGAGGGTACGAGAAGGCTATGAGGAAAACTGCTGAGGAAATGGATTGTGCTGCAGATAGGTGGCTTAAGGAGCATagaacaaaaagaaatttgaaatctaaagaagaagaagactttaTGGATGCCATGCTTTCCCTATTTGATGCCCCATCCAATCAAACTCATCCTCTTGGATTTGATACTGATGTTATTATCAAATCTACTTGCTTGGTAtgtataaacaatttttttttttcttttctattattTGAATAAGAAACATACATGTTTCTCTTCTCAAATTTTCCCTCCAATATATGATGTCATCGTGTTAAAAAATACTCCATACTAACTATATGCATGTGTATTTGATAGAACTTGCTTCTAGGTGCCACTGACACGACTACCATAACATTGACATGGGCTCTCTCCTTAGTACTAAACAATTACAACGTGTTGAGGAATATCCAAGATGAACTAGACACCAAGATTGGAAAATTTAGGGGCATTGAGGAATCTGACATAAATAAGTTGATTTACATCCAAGCTGTCGTGAAAGAAACATTGCGTTTACATCCAGCAGTTCCACTCTCTGTACCCCATGAAGCTATAGAAGACTGCACCATTAACGGCTACCACATTCAGAAAGGCACTCGTGTAATATCAAACCTTGCAAAGATTCATCGCGATCCAAAGGTGTGGGTAGACCTCAATAAGTTTAGGCCAAAGAGATTCTTGACTACTCACAAAGACATTGACGTCAAGGGAAATAATTTTGAGATAATTCCATTTGGTAGTGGTCGAAGAATGTGCCCTGGTATGATTCTGGGCTTACAAATTGTGCATTTGACACTTGCTAGCTTGATTCAAAGCTTTGATATGAAAAGGCCATCAATAGAGCCAATTGATATGACTCAAAGCCCAGGATTAACTACTGCCAAGGCCACTCCACTCCATGTTCTCCTAATGCTAGGCTTGGGTTCCGATTTGTATGGTTGATTTACTTATATAGAAGAAATAAGAATCATTGAGTTAAATTGTGAGATTTGTTAAATTTGCGGGTATCTTTCGTTGGAGTGGGGATGCAAGGAACTTATAGTGTGCGGGTAGAATTGTCGTCTTTACTTTAGTTTCAACAATAACATCCTCTAGTGTTGGTGCCATGCATGCTTTATTCTGCTTCTCCATCAACTAACATGGCTACTTCTACTTCTACTTCTTCAACTAGtacaatgacaaaaaaaaattgggaattGAACATTGCATTATTTTCATCAACACTAATTGCCGTTAGTAATTGGTCCTTCCTTTTGGCATCCCTTTTAAGTGGCATCCATCCAATCCAATGAAAGGCCTACAACCAGCTAGATAGAAATCTTTTTCTACTTGCTGCATAACAAATATATAACTTCAAAATTAAAACCTAGCTAGACCTACCATTGATTGTGAAATCACCATCAAGTTTCAAATTTGAAGTGGTTcctgtaatactttttctcaacTCTTCAGAGTAATCTCAAAGCATTTCAAACTGTTTGTGATTAACCCCATAGATTTGCTTATGTGTCAATCTCTTAGCCCTCCATGATTGATGTTTGTTTATGACACAATTAAATTTCTTCTTCACTTGTTGAAGCGGAACTCTATTTCAAGAATTACTAGTACAGACTATTTGTGTCTAAAGTACTTCATACGCATATGCCACAACGAAAATTGGTTGACACCAGAGGTAGattgtcatttttaaaaaaaatacaatttgcgTTTGTTCCAGGCGCATGcatgtcatttaaaaaaaaacattatttatttaacaaaacTACTTGTACATGccaataatataatcaattcaATATTATCATGCTTTACTACAAATGTTTCCAACACATACCTATatcaactaattaataatacttCAACATTTAGTTAAATATAATTAGCCACTTGGTGACAAGTATTCTGCAGTTAAGTTAACAAAGGTGAAAAGCTAGTTCATTTTTCCACATGGACATTAACCAAAATCCTCCAAGCAAACGTAATTATATTTTGGTCCACCACCTCTAAGGCCCCAAATGGCCTAATGCCAACTTGATCCTCCATTACTATCAGGCATGATAGTTCCTCACTTTTACTTCCTATGTGACATGATATAATAGGTTATTTTCATCCTGTAAgtttcaagaaaaatgtcaacatTAAACTTGTGTGTGAGGGAATCAAAGTAGGGAGTATAACTTGAAAGTCCAAGTattattttcctaatattaatttccatattgtCGATCAGTCTGACCTTTCTGAACCATGCAGCTACGCAGAATACCACAGGCCTTTCAATCACTTCAGCTGGCTCTAAACTTTCTTGGTCTACAATCTACTACAAAAAGAATAGCATTAGTCCAATAAATAGATGATCCAATAATCGATCATGTATCATTATGAAATGTTCACCAAGAGAGTTTGTTCAATTTTACCATTTACCAATCATTTGAATGAAGAAAAATAGctaaaaacacaataaaattaGTTGAAAGCTACAAGCAGTCACTTTCTTGATTCCTACATTATTCCATGGAAAAGTAAGCAGATTCAATTTAACATTGGGAGATCAGTTAAATCTGATTGAAAAGGCACGTTTTGGTCCTACTTTTTGCTATGGATTCTCTTAGAAAcggttaaaaaaaatatctaaaaaaaatctaaaatatccGTGATTGTTTCAAGTAGAAATAATTGCAGAAAGTCTTAcactttctttttaaaaaaatgttaatacttACTTTTCGCTACCGTTTCTACAAGGAACATTCGCGGAAAGTAAaagcattttcaatttttttcaatcatgcctgttttaattaataatagacaCGGATTCTTGatcaattataaaattaatctaaaaaatatatttaaaaaatgggtGTTATTAAACAAACTttctaaaaagaaaacagagaatagaaaacaaagaatgaaatactgaaaaaaattaagaaaaaaaattcttgaagTAAACAGGCACCTCCTAGATACTACCTGCaaagaatatatttttgttggatATATTGCAAGAATATATGGTTAAATTTGTTAAAGAATGAAAGTCATGTACCGAAATTGCTTGCTTTGAAAATCAAGAATCAAAGTTGAAAATGTCAACAAAATCATAAGGCTAAAAGTGAGAAATATTCAAAAGTTTTATTAGTACaacaataattttacaaaaagacattataaattttacatatatacatatatatatatatatatatatatatatatatatatatatatgcatacatttaTAATAGAATTAATCTCTCTTACTTATTTAACTCAAAAGCTTCTTATTTCTTCTAAGTTAATTAACCATACAAATCTGAAGCCAAGCGTGGTGTTAGGAGAACATGGAGTGGAGTGGCCTTGGGGCTAGATAATCCTGGGCTTTGTGTCATATCAATTGGCTCTATTGATGGTCGTTTCATATCAAAGCTTTGAATCAAGCTAGCAAGTGTCAAATGCAAAATCCGTAAACCCAGAGTTATACCGGGACACATTCTTCGACCACTACCAAATGGAATCATCTCAAAATGATTGCCTCTGATATCAATATCTTTGTGAGTAGTCAAGAATCTCTCCGGCCTAAACTCATTAGGTTCTACCCACACCTTTGGATCGCGATGAATCTTTGCCAGGTTTGGTATTAAACGAGTGCCTTTCTGAATGTGGTAGCCGTTAATGGTGCAGTCTTCTATAGCCTCATGGGTAAAGAGAGTGGACCTGGTGGATGTAAACGCAATGTTTCTTTGGAGGTAAATCAACTGATTTGTGTCAGATTCCT includes:
- the LOC116001787 gene encoding cytochrome P450 CYP82D47-like — encoded protein: MEFLSLLYDNIITPTLACTLVLLFFMCKLFLAPKKDAQHKRLAPEVPGAWPIIGHLHLLAGRKTPTHLILASMADKYGPIFRMRLGSQLVVVVSDSIVAKECFKAKDKELATRPKFMASEIMGYNYSFFAIAPYGEYWREIRKIVLLELLSNRRIEMLRKVRESHVRKAIKRTFDHWSHNKDPNSGAVVVEMKQWFSRLIINLSIAMLFGEEEVPDESQLLKSIRNLFELFGETLVSDFIPWLRWMDLGGYEKAMRKTAEEMDCAADRWLKEHRTKRNLKSKEEEDFMDAMLSLFDAPSNQTHPLGFDTDVIIKSTCLNLLLGATDTTTITLTWALSLVLNNYNVLRNIQDELDTKIGKFRGIEESDINKLIYIQAVVKETLRLHPAVPLSVPHEAIEDCTINGYHIQKGTRVISNLAKIHRDPKVWVDLNKFRPKRFLTTHKDIDVKGNNFEIIPFGSGRRMCPGMILGLQIVHLTLASLIQSFDMKRPSIEPIDMTQSPGLTTAKATPLHVLLMLGLGSDLYG